A DNA window from Paenibacillus sp. HWE-109 contains the following coding sequences:
- a CDS encoding GGDEF domain-containing protein — translation MFATRKSDHVLETAYSCVRWFLVPTSTLLFFKYYYHTTSDLILYFTLFIFAIAYMTGTEIALHRSPVDSMFYRYMTRIGVVMDYLAFLAVVSLTGGTHSPLYPVAYLVLLHASLYWSLVGAMVATFMVILGYIGIVVTIDGGFTQGEMPRHLFNFAFLIMIGVIGGIIVSRERKHFVEKGIFENLAKKDYLTGLYNHRSFQEHIRETMVKQQRFALVMGDIDYFKQVNDQYGHQVGDAVLRSIGTLLDSMISSAYGRVFRYGGEEFAIILYTQDQHIASDLLHQFMDKLRELEFGTEQEKFHITMSLGATIRDKEQRTTELVATADSLLYAAKEQGRDRLVWG, via the coding sequence ATGTTTGCAACTAGAAAATCGGATCATGTCTTAGAAACTGCCTATAGCTGTGTAAGATGGTTTTTGGTGCCGACATCGACCTTGCTATTTTTCAAATACTATTACCACACGACGTCAGATTTGATTCTTTATTTCACGCTATTCATTTTTGCTATTGCTTATATGACGGGGACAGAAATTGCTCTGCATCGCAGTCCTGTCGATTCCATGTTCTATCGCTATATGACGAGAATAGGCGTTGTGATGGATTATTTGGCCTTTCTTGCAGTTGTCTCACTGACCGGGGGAACCCATAGTCCGCTGTATCCGGTTGCCTATTTGGTGCTTTTGCATGCGTCGCTGTATTGGAGTTTGGTAGGCGCTATGGTGGCAACTTTCATGGTAATTCTCGGCTATATTGGCATTGTTGTGACCATAGATGGCGGTTTCACGCAAGGGGAGATGCCGCGGCATTTATTTAACTTTGCTTTTTTAATCATGATTGGTGTCATTGGCGGCATCATTGTTTCACGGGAACGAAAGCATTTTGTAGAGAAGGGTATTTTTGAGAATTTGGCTAAAAAAGACTATCTGACCGGGCTTTACAATCACCGCAGTTTTCAGGAGCACATTAGGGAAACGATGGTGAAGCAACAGCGGTTTGCCCTGGTGATGGGTGATATTGATTATTTCAAACAGGTGAATGATCAATATGGTCATCAAGTCGGTGACGCGGTTCTGCGATCCATCGGTACACTGCTTGATTCGATGATCTCCTCGGCCTACGGCCGGGTATTTCGATATGGCGGGGAGGAATTCGCGATTATTCTGTATACGCAAGACCAACATATCGCGAGTGATTTGCTGCATCAATTCATGGACAAGCTGCGTGAGCTGGAGTTCGGAACTGAACAGGAAAAGTTCCATATCACAATGAGCTTGGGCGCTACGATTCGAGATAAAGAGCAGCGGACGACAGAGTTAGTTGCGACAGCAGATTCCCTTTTGTATGCAGCCAAGGAACAGGGCAGAGACAGACTCGTATGGGGATAG
- a CDS encoding iron-containing alcohol dehydrogenase — protein sequence MNTFTFHNPTTLHFGQGQLEKLTAEVPKYGKNVLLVYGGGSIKNNGIYTNVLHLLKGIDAQVFELSGVEPNPRLTTVHRGVELCRKQNIDLILAVGGGSVIDCAKAVAVGAQYAGDFWDIVTRKASPKGALPLGTVLTIAATGSEMNSGSVITNWETQEKLGWGSPFAFPKFSILDPAHTVSLPENQTVYGIVDIMSHVFEQYFHHTTNSPLQDGFCETILRTVIDTAPRLLQDLENLDDRATILYSGTMALNGILSMGVRGDWATHNLEHAVSAVHDIPHGGGLAILFPNWMTYTLDANVPRFKQFAQHVFDIETTDKSDRQVAEEGIAALRDFFAAIGAPSKLADYNIDDSTLEIMADKAMVYGDFGNFKKLTREDVVNIYRMSL from the coding sequence ATGAATACTTTTACATTCCACAATCCAACCACACTGCATTTCGGTCAGGGACAACTGGAGAAATTAACAGCTGAGGTTCCCAAATACGGCAAAAACGTGCTGCTCGTCTATGGTGGCGGAAGCATCAAGAATAACGGGATTTACACCAACGTCCTTCATCTGTTAAAAGGCATCGATGCTCAAGTCTTCGAACTCAGCGGCGTGGAACCGAATCCCCGGCTGACCACCGTTCATCGCGGTGTCGAGCTGTGTCGCAAACAAAACATCGACCTCATTCTCGCTGTTGGCGGAGGCAGCGTCATCGATTGTGCCAAAGCCGTTGCCGTAGGCGCGCAGTATGCAGGCGACTTCTGGGATATCGTTACGCGTAAAGCCTCCCCTAAGGGTGCGCTTCCGCTTGGGACGGTCCTCACCATCGCAGCCACTGGCTCCGAGATGAATTCGGGTTCCGTGATTACCAATTGGGAAACCCAAGAGAAACTCGGCTGGGGCAGCCCGTTTGCTTTCCCGAAATTCTCTATCCTCGACCCTGCTCACACCGTCTCCTTGCCGGAAAATCAAACCGTATATGGCATCGTGGATATCATGTCCCATGTCTTCGAACAATATTTCCATCACACAACAAATAGCCCTTTGCAGGATGGCTTCTGTGAAACCATCTTACGCACAGTGATCGACACCGCTCCTCGGCTCTTGCAGGATCTGGAGAACCTGGACGATCGCGCCACAATTCTATACAGCGGCACCATGGCACTTAACGGCATCTTGAGTATGGGCGTGCGGGGCGACTGGGCGACGCATAACTTAGAGCATGCCGTGTCCGCCGTTCACGATATCCCGCATGGCGGCGGATTGGCCATTCTCTTCCCGAACTGGATGACCTATACGCTGGATGCCAACGTACCGAGATTCAAACAGTTTGCACAGCACGTCTTCGACATCGAGACGACTGACAAATCAGATCGCCAAGTTGCGGAAGAGGGTATCGCAGCCCTGCGCGATTTCTTCGCGGCCATTGGCGCTCCAAGCAAATTAGCCGATTACAACATCGACGACTCCACCCTCGAAATCATGGCAGACAAGGCCATGGTGTACGGCGATTTCGGCAACTTCAAGAAGTTGACGCGCGAGGATGTCGTGAACATTTACCGTATGTCGCTATAA
- a CDS encoding YjcZ family sporulation protein produces MGYGAGVGSSTAAVLVLFILLVIITMTFAI; encoded by the coding sequence ATGGGATATGGAGCAGGTGTAGGCAGTAGTACAGCAGCAGTATTGGTTCTCTTTATTTTGTTGGTTATTATTACTATGACTTTTGCCATATAA
- a CDS encoding YjcZ family sporulation protein → MGYAAEGCYSGVKGTSSAIVLVLFILLVIITSAFVW, encoded by the coding sequence ATGGGTTATGCTGCAGAAGGTTGTTATAGTGGTGTAAAGGGTACAAGTTCGGCAATTGTCCTAGTTCTCTTCATTCTTTTAGTTATTATTACTAGTGCATTTGTTTGGTAA
- a CDS encoding ATP-dependent DNA helicase: protein MADIVNISVRSLVEYVYRSGSIESGFRTSKALTEGTKAHQKLQKQYGELDQHEVYVSAEIPYEGLIFVIDGRCDGLLMDDDGLTVTVDEIKSTSGDITLIEADSYPVHWAQAKCYAYMVAKDRGLSRMRIQLTYMQVESEETLRFVEEATADELEQFVWQVVRLYYPYAQARYEHEERRNQSVKELAFPFPSYREGQRKLAGAVYQTIQEGHKLFAKAPTGIGKTMSTLFPSVKAIGQGLLQRIFYLTAKTITRTAAEEAFALLQSRGLQLHTVTITAKDKVCFQEEVRCTKEHCEFADGYFDRINEAVLDVLRHETIMTRPVIESYARKHRVCPFEFSLDIAYAADAVICDYNYIFDPRVNLKRLFEEQKRHTALLVDEAHNLVDRAREMYSSELPKSSFLALQREYKGVRAELHDAAKALNQYYIALRKRMGDSQMLVEPELPESLIALLEVFIAAAEKELAGQGGSAAASAVLLLEVYFNAQNFVRIAKLFDERYVTFTVNERNEISVKLICLDPSHLLRQMGKGYRSHVFFSATLSPLSYFMDTLGAGEEDYSVTVPSPFSKDQLEVFVQPLSTRYQDRERSREPIARSLYELVTGRTGNYLVFFPSYAYMSSVYEVFTDLAAGSEMRVLVQQAQMSEEEREQFLAEFQAGTETTLVGFAVMGGIFSEGIDLVGDRLTGVAVVGVGLPQLGPERNLIKSYMDSTGKNGYEYAYVFPGMNKVQQAGGRLIRSETDRGVLLLIDDRYLQPLYQRLLPEEWRAYTVLPAQRR from the coding sequence ATGGCTGATATCGTCAATATTTCTGTGCGCTCTTTGGTTGAGTATGTGTATCGCAGCGGCAGTATCGAGTCCGGCTTTCGAACGAGCAAGGCGCTGACCGAAGGCACCAAAGCCCATCAGAAACTGCAGAAACAATATGGCGAATTGGATCAGCATGAGGTGTATGTATCAGCAGAGATTCCCTATGAAGGCCTTATATTTGTCATTGATGGACGCTGTGATGGGTTGCTGATGGATGACGATGGCCTAACGGTTACGGTCGATGAAATCAAATCGACATCCGGAGATATCACGCTGATTGAAGCGGATTCCTATCCCGTTCACTGGGCGCAAGCGAAGTGCTATGCCTATATGGTAGCCAAAGATCGCGGTCTTAGCCGCATGCGCATACAACTTACTTATATGCAGGTCGAGTCGGAGGAAACGCTTCGCTTTGTGGAGGAAGCAACGGCGGACGAGCTGGAGCAGTTCGTGTGGCAAGTGGTGCGGCTGTATTATCCGTACGCACAGGCCAGGTATGAGCATGAGGAGCGAAGGAATCAGAGTGTGAAGGAGTTGGCTTTTCCGTTTCCGAGCTACCGCGAAGGGCAGCGCAAGCTTGCTGGGGCTGTCTACCAGACGATTCAGGAAGGGCATAAGCTGTTCGCCAAAGCGCCAACAGGCATCGGGAAGACGATGTCGACCTTATTTCCCTCCGTCAAAGCGATTGGACAGGGGCTGCTGCAGCGGATTTTCTATTTGACGGCGAAGACGATAACGCGCACCGCTGCGGAGGAAGCCTTTGCGCTTTTGCAGAGCCGAGGATTACAGCTTCATACTGTGACGATAACCGCGAAGGATAAGGTTTGTTTTCAGGAGGAGGTTCGCTGTACTAAGGAGCATTGTGAGTTCGCAGACGGGTACTTTGACCGGATTAATGAGGCGGTGCTGGATGTGCTGCGGCATGAGACAATTATGACGCGTCCTGTTATAGAATCGTATGCGCGTAAGCACCGCGTATGCCCTTTTGAGTTTTCACTGGATATCGCTTATGCGGCGGATGCGGTTATTTGTGATTACAATTACATTTTCGATCCTCGCGTGAATTTAAAAAGGCTGTTTGAGGAGCAGAAGCGGCATACCGCTTTGCTGGTGGATGAGGCGCATAACCTTGTGGACCGCGCGCGGGAGATGTACAGCAGCGAGCTGCCCAAATCGAGTTTTCTCGCACTGCAGCGGGAATACAAAGGCGTTCGCGCAGAGCTGCACGATGCGGCTAAGGCGCTTAATCAGTATTATATCGCGCTGCGCAAAAGGATGGGCGACAGCCAGATGCTCGTGGAACCTGAGCTGCCGGAGAGCTTGATCGCCCTGCTCGAAGTGTTCATTGCGGCGGCAGAGAAAGAGTTGGCCGGGCAAGGGGGCTCGGCGGCTGCCTCCGCAGTTCTGCTGCTGGAGGTGTATTTTAACGCGCAGAACTTCGTGCGGATTGCCAAGTTATTCGATGAGCGGTATGTGACGTTTACCGTCAATGAGAGGAACGAGATCAGCGTGAAGCTGATCTGCCTCGACCCCTCCCATCTGCTCCGCCAGATGGGGAAGGGGTACAGGTCGCATGTGTTCTTCTCTGCGACGTTATCCCCATTGTCCTATTTCATGGACACGCTGGGAGCGGGAGAGGAGGACTACTCTGTGACGGTGCCGTCTCCTTTCAGCAAGGATCAGCTGGAAGTATTCGTGCAGCCCTTGTCGACGCGCTATCAGGATCGTGAGCGCAGCCGGGAGCCGATAGCCCGCTCTTTGTACGAATTGGTGACCGGGCGGACGGGCAATTATTTGGTGTTCTTCCCTTCGTATGCCTATATGAGCAGCGTGTACGAGGTTTTCACTGATCTTGCTGCGGGCAGCGAGATGAGGGTGCTCGTTCAACAGGCGCAGATGTCCGAGGAGGAGCGGGAGCAGTTTCTGGCGGAGTTCCAGGCGGGGACGGAGACTACGCTTGTGGGGTTTGCTGTGATGGGCGGCATCTTCTCCGAAGGCATCGATTTGGTCGGTGACCGACTGACGGGTGTCGCCGTCGTGGGCGTCGGTTTGCCGCAGCTGGGACCGGAGCGCAACCTGATCAAGTCTTACATGGACAGTACCGGCAAAAACGGCTACGAGTACGCCTACGTCTTCCCCGGCATGAACAAAGTGCAGCAGGCCGGCGGCCGCTTGATCCGCTCCGAAACGGATCGGGGCGTGCTGCTGCTGATCGATGACCGCTACTTGCAGCCGCTGTATCAGCGATTGCTGCCGGAGGAGTGGCGGGCGTACACTGTGCTCCCTGCGCAGCGCCGGTAG
- a CDS encoding potassium channel protein yields the protein MFYFTKFFLKLLRLNNKFVFGLALLFLMLSSSCAYLLEKETFGNLFNGLWWVMTTVTTTGYGDYYPRTVAGKCLGIFLYIFGIGLISVTIGKVIDSLFIYRQRKEAGKLRYQGEKHFVMIDWSKHAELAIQEILNSDAETEIVLIDTLEKTPIIHNRVHYIQGNPTHLETLDMANMTKARAVFVFANDTTEDHTMLRDPSFVDGKTLLVATTIERNYRHVHSIVEIKNRENMQNFQHVNVNEFILGNETISQLAVRSAFAPGSSRIVSQLLTKQSDSNFHVLGRRKAWRTYRDAFEQLLEEGATLISDGDQLNINRKLDQLIPEEARLFVICDMETYERISVIE from the coding sequence ATGTTCTATTTCACTAAGTTCTTTCTCAAATTGCTGCGATTGAATAACAAGTTTGTATTCGGTCTCGCCCTTCTGTTTCTTATGCTGTCATCTTCCTGTGCCTATCTCTTGGAAAAAGAAACCTTCGGCAATCTCTTCAACGGCCTCTGGTGGGTCATGACAACCGTGACCACAACCGGCTACGGGGATTATTATCCCAGAACGGTAGCAGGCAAATGCCTCGGGATCTTTCTCTACATTTTCGGTATCGGCTTAATCTCTGTAACCATTGGCAAAGTGATTGACTCCCTATTCATTTACAGACAACGAAAGGAGGCGGGCAAATTGAGATATCAAGGCGAAAAGCACTTCGTTATGATCGATTGGAGCAAACATGCGGAGCTTGCCATCCAGGAAATTCTGAATTCCGATGCAGAAACCGAGATCGTGCTCATTGATACACTGGAAAAGACGCCTATCATTCATAATCGCGTTCATTACATCCAAGGAAACCCGACACATCTGGAAACGTTGGATATGGCCAATATGACGAAGGCGCGCGCCGTTTTTGTCTTTGCGAATGACACCACCGAAGACCATACCATGCTTCGCGATCCTTCCTTCGTTGATGGCAAAACCCTGCTTGTCGCCACTACGATTGAGCGAAATTATCGGCACGTTCACTCCATTGTTGAGATTAAAAACCGGGAAAATATGCAAAACTTCCAACACGTTAACGTCAATGAATTCATCCTTGGCAACGAAACTATTTCACAACTTGCCGTCCGCTCCGCTTTCGCGCCAGGGTCTTCCCGCATTGTGTCCCAGCTTCTGACCAAACAATCCGATAGCAACTTCCATGTGCTTGGCCGGAGAAAAGCTTGGAGAACCTACCGCGACGCTTTTGAGCAGCTGCTTGAAGAGGGCGCTACTCTGATCTCTGATGGCGATCAATTGAACATCAACCGCAAGCTGGACCAACTGATTCCCGAGGAGGCTCGGCTGTTCGTCATTTGTGACATGGAAACCTATGAACGCATTTCTGTTATCGAATGA
- a CDS encoding peptidoglycan DD-metalloendopeptidase family protein, producing the protein MKLRTRHERRSSLLYSPKYWLLLTIFCLLAASIVVFLGRQYFTLTPTMEQKAEQPAPTMAPVHRDALDFHMVDFEHGWLRYSDGVMKTEDGGAQWLEAEASLPSEAAVGHEAVDETTLGMLGMSMNQQVTSLMFGSKTYPVKQTQFLTDRIGWALVGEAGALQTPLLVTTDGGQTWNGEVTSAVRAAIIAEKERLVQLKKEAALYASTDSAKAAIQSEWTLIPNMSAPGDVVLVRHNKPGKVEWLGKEYNLQPFGGGYFTYLPITMQAKPGKYPIGDQTLTIQAKKFETQYLKVTAEMESMKQDTARINADQKKIDLARSKSEPEFLFSGPFVKPIEGILTTPYGYTRYVNGKYDSAHLAVDLAAKEGTPIKAANDGVVALADSLYLTGNSIYLDHGMGLFSQYAHLSELRVKTGDRVKQGDIIGLVGTTGFSTGPHLHFTFWAHNVQVNPDLFWATTPFRWAEPKN; encoded by the coding sequence ATGAAACTGCGAACGCGCCACGAGCGCCGCTCCTCACTGCTGTACTCACCTAAGTATTGGCTTCTTCTTACTATTTTTTGCTTGCTGGCGGCTAGTATTGTTGTGTTCTTGGGAAGGCAGTATTTTACGTTGACGCCTACAATGGAGCAGAAGGCAGAACAGCCAGCCCCGACAATGGCGCCCGTTCATCGGGATGCGCTCGATTTCCATATGGTTGACTTCGAACATGGCTGGCTGAGATATTCGGACGGTGTGATGAAGACGGAGGATGGAGGAGCACAGTGGCTGGAAGCGGAGGCAAGCTTGCCGAGTGAGGCGGCTGTGGGCCATGAAGCGGTAGACGAAACGACACTCGGAATGCTGGGAATGAGCATGAATCAGCAGGTGACCAGCCTGATGTTCGGATCCAAGACGTATCCGGTCAAACAAACCCAGTTTCTGACCGACCGGATCGGATGGGCACTCGTGGGAGAGGCCGGGGCGCTGCAGACTCCTTTGTTGGTGACGACAGATGGGGGACAAACGTGGAACGGTGAGGTGACATCTGCTGTTCGTGCCGCCATCATCGCAGAGAAAGAGCGGCTTGTACAGTTGAAAAAGGAAGCCGCGCTATACGCGTCTACCGATTCAGCCAAGGCGGCCATCCAGTCGGAGTGGACACTTATTCCGAATATGTCAGCCCCTGGCGACGTGGTTCTCGTTCGCCATAATAAGCCGGGGAAAGTCGAGTGGCTGGGTAAAGAGTATAACCTTCAGCCCTTCGGGGGCGGTTATTTTACTTATTTGCCGATCACGATGCAGGCGAAGCCGGGCAAATATCCGATCGGTGATCAAACGTTAACCATTCAGGCGAAAAAATTCGAAACGCAGTATTTGAAAGTCACCGCTGAAATGGAAAGCATGAAGCAGGATACGGCGCGCATTAATGCCGATCAGAAGAAGATTGATCTGGCGCGCAGCAAGTCAGAGCCGGAGTTTCTGTTCAGCGGGCCGTTCGTGAAGCCGATCGAGGGGATTTTGACGACGCCGTATGGATACACGCGGTATGTGAACGGGAAATACGACAGCGCGCATCTGGCTGTCGATCTGGCCGCGAAGGAAGGCACCCCGATCAAGGCGGCCAATGACGGGGTTGTCGCGCTTGCGGACAGCCTGTACCTGACGGGCAATTCCATTTATCTCGATCATGGGATGGGTCTGTTCTCTCAATACGCCCACCTTTCCGAGCTGCGCGTCAAAACGGGCGATCGCGTCAAGCAAGGCGATATTATCGGGCTAGTCGGCACGACGGGATTCTCTACCGGGCCGCATTTGCACTTTACTTTTTGGGCGCATAACGTGCAGGTCAATCCCGATTTGTTCTGGGCTACGACACCGTTTCGCTGGGCGGAACCGAAAAATTAA
- a CDS encoding cold-shock protein — MLGRVLPNSETLRRFIMYSRKKSLEEMPLENVTIWSCEKEGCKGWMRDNFAFDHVPTCHLCQSPMVRSVKLLPLVNNTNSDQKTLKKGVQI; from the coding sequence ATGCTAGGAAGAGTTTTGCCAAATAGCGAAACACTAAGGAGGTTTATCATGTATTCCAGAAAAAAGTCGCTTGAAGAGATGCCTCTAGAAAATGTGACGATATGGTCTTGTGAAAAAGAAGGCTGTAAAGGCTGGATGCGAGATAATTTTGCATTCGATCACGTACCGACTTGTCATTTATGTCAGTCCCCCATGGTTCGAAGTGTCAAGTTACTTCCATTAGTTAATAACACGAATAGTGATCAGAAAACGCTCAAAAAGGGCGTACAGATATAG
- a CDS encoding cold-shock protein: protein MATGTVKWFNAEKGFGFIEVEGGNDVFVHFSAIQGDGFKTLDEGQHVEFSVVQGNRGPQAENVVKL from the coding sequence ATGGCTACTGGTACAGTAAAATGGTTTAACGCAGAAAAAGGTTTCGGTTTTATCGAAGTTGAAGGCGGCAACGATGTATTCGTTCACTTCTCCGCAATCCAAGGCGACGGTTTCAAAACTTTGGATGAAGGCCAACACGTTGAGTTCAGCGTTGTTCAAGGCAACCGCGGACCACAAGCAGAAAACGTTGTAAAACTGTAA
- a CDS encoding multicopper oxidase family protein produces MYSISINIILFVSPLFFIFAWIGSVKASRLLYSSSIERLNRKTRKLLFWSWFPVLPAALIIATIAWMQQTMEQDFWLDRVFIQAPLIIVPILAIWFAAVPKLIKLKRVTKQILAEQATNEHSLADQDEHNAALQPNSPVYQRAASPALILPFQMTALGALTALYFAWVPPMPLQWLEITVPLAVFVLATAGLWARHHIRFKQIGKAPNYVVPAFWKRASAMLGVCVIIAGSAYYLFTTAINNSELPTEIDMASGTVNYGGQAIPVGMSSHNQQSSVEGLNGSSAKTVSVADLTGPQEGTPNRRFTLTAQKKTVTLSSGKTIDAWTYNGQIPGPELRMKEGELVEITLVNEDIEQGVTADWQGLDVPNAEDGVAGATQSAVMPGEAHTYRLRAEQVGTFWYHSNQVSQDSIRSGLFGALIVEPKETPMQTVKDITVMPHQWKEAGMAIGSTDQLERMTIEPGTSVRMRLINTDDWVQQKYTLIGTHFEVAAIDGTELNKPDILTNTHIVAAAWGRYDLTFIMPEHPVYLSVGDNGRLGILMSPDGKGEVPAISRTVAFDPLHYGSPAATPVDANSRFNHDFTLILDHKLGFYNRNIDFLYTMNGHVFPDTPMPMFKEGDLVKTTIVNRGNVDHPMHLLGHHMLVLSRNGKPSTGSPWWTDTLGVQPGETYEVAFVADHPGL; encoded by the coding sequence GTGTATAGCATAAGCATTAATATTATATTGTTCGTCAGTCCGCTTTTCTTTATTTTCGCATGGATCGGCAGCGTCAAAGCATCACGACTGTTATACAGCTCAAGCATCGAGCGATTGAACCGCAAAACACGCAAATTACTCTTCTGGTCGTGGTTCCCAGTACTTCCAGCGGCCTTGATCATAGCGACAATCGCTTGGATGCAGCAAACCATGGAGCAAGACTTTTGGTTGGATCGTGTTTTCATCCAAGCCCCGCTTATTATTGTGCCTATATTAGCCATATGGTTCGCAGCGGTGCCTAAGTTGATTAAACTCAAACGTGTCACGAAGCAAATATTGGCGGAACAAGCCACGAATGAGCATAGCCTAGCGGATCAAGATGAGCATAACGCGGCATTGCAGCCTAATTCCCCGGTATACCAAAGAGCCGCAAGCCCAGCGCTCATTCTTCCTTTTCAAATGACAGCCCTAGGTGCACTGACAGCCCTTTATTTTGCTTGGGTGCCGCCGATGCCGTTGCAATGGCTGGAAATTACTGTTCCCCTGGCAGTCTTCGTCCTGGCTACTGCCGGACTTTGGGCGAGACACCACATCCGCTTCAAACAGATAGGCAAAGCACCGAATTATGTGGTTCCGGCCTTTTGGAAACGCGCTTCCGCAATGTTAGGCGTATGCGTCATCATCGCTGGATCAGCTTACTATTTATTTACTACCGCCATCAATAACAGTGAATTGCCGACAGAAATTGATATGGCGAGCGGAACCGTTAATTATGGCGGTCAGGCCATACCAGTGGGCATGAGTTCGCACAACCAACAAAGCAGTGTGGAGGGACTGAACGGTTCCTCAGCTAAAACAGTATCGGTCGCCGATCTGACTGGCCCGCAAGAAGGAACGCCGAATCGTCGCTTCACTCTGACCGCGCAGAAAAAGACCGTCACACTTAGCTCCGGCAAAACGATCGACGCCTGGACGTACAACGGACAAATCCCAGGGCCTGAACTGCGCATGAAAGAGGGGGAATTGGTCGAAATCACCTTGGTCAACGAAGATATTGAGCAAGGCGTTACTGCCGATTGGCAGGGGCTGGATGTCCCCAATGCCGAGGATGGCGTTGCCGGCGCTACGCAGAGTGCCGTGATGCCGGGAGAAGCGCACACGTACCGTCTCCGCGCTGAGCAAGTCGGGACATTCTGGTATCATTCCAACCAGGTTTCACAGGATTCCATCCGTTCGGGGCTGTTCGGAGCCCTGATCGTCGAGCCGAAAGAGACACCAATGCAAACGGTGAAGGATATTACAGTCATGCCGCATCAGTGGAAAGAAGCCGGGATGGCTATCGGATCAACGGACCAGTTGGAGCGTATGACGATTGAGCCAGGCACATCGGTTCGTATGCGATTGATTAATACGGATGATTGGGTTCAGCAAAAATATACGCTCATTGGCACCCACTTCGAGGTTGCCGCTATTGACGGCACTGAACTTAATAAACCGGATATTTTGACCAACACGCATATCGTAGCTGCTGCATGGGGGCGTTATGATCTGACATTCATAATGCCGGAGCATCCGGTTTACCTCAGCGTTGGGGATAACGGCAGATTGGGGATCTTGATGTCCCCGGATGGGAAAGGCGAGGTGCCGGCAATCTCCCGAACCGTTGCTTTTGATCCTCTTCACTATGGCAGCCCGGCTGCTACACCCGTGGATGCGAATAGCCGATTCAATCACGACTTCACTTTAATCCTAGATCATAAATTAGGTTTTTATAACCGCAATATAGACTTCCTATACACAATGAATGGGCATGTATTCCCAGACACTCCGATGCCGATGTTCAAAGAAGGTGATCTCGTCAAAACCACCATCGTCAATCGCGGCAATGTCGATCATCCGATGCACCTTCTCGGACACCATATGCTCGTATTATCCCGTAATGGAAAGCCCTCCACAGGCAGTCCATGGTGGACCGATACGTTAGGCGTGCAACCCGGTGAAACCTATGAAGTTGCTTTCGTTGCTGATCATCCAGGT